The following DNA comes from Candidatus Hydrogenedentota bacterium.
CCGCGAAGGCGGACGGACCGTCGGCGCGGGCGTCGTCTCGAAGATTATCGAGTAACACGGGCAGTCGGCAGGTTTTGGAGAAAGAAACATCATGGCGGACGGTTACAAAATTCGCATCAAGCTAAGGGCATACGACCACCGGCTGTTGGATCAGTCCACGCAGGAAATCGTATCGGCGGCCCAGCGCACCGGGGCGGGCATCAACGGCCCCATTCCGCTGCCGACCGCCGTGTCGAAATTTACCGTGAACCGCTCGCCGCACATTGACAAAAAGTCGCGCGAGCAGTTTGAATCACGCACCCACAAGCGGTTGCTGGACATCATCAATCC
Coding sequences within:
- the rpsJ gene encoding 30S ribosomal protein S10, whose translation is MADGYKIRIKLRAYDHRLLDQSTQEIVSAAQRTGAGINGPIPLPTAVSKFTVNRSPHIDKKSREQFESRTHKRLLDIINPTAQTVDALMKLDLPAGVDVEIKQ